CTGTAAGCGTTTAACTTCTATCATCATAATCTTTGAGCCTCTTTAAAACACTTATTTGCTTGTTCTCTTTTACCAAGATTTTGTAGAGCGATTGCTTTGTTATACCAGGCTTGTTGAAAAGCAGGATTGAGATTTATCGCTTTATCAAAACATTCTACTGCCTCATTGTATCTTCTCAATTTACACAATGCTACCCCCTGGTTATAATA
This portion of the bacterium genome encodes:
- a CDS encoding tetratricopeptide repeat protein: YYNQGVALCKLRRYNEAVECFDKAINLNPAFQQAWYNKAIALQNLGKREQANKCFKEAQRL